The Salegentibacter sp. Hel_I_6 region TTTTATAGCTACTGTCCTGGTATAATTGAGTGTACTGTGGTTGTGGGGCAGTATTGCTATCTAGAATAAATTTTTTTTCTTCTACTTTTATTAATTCTACTGTAGGATTTAACTCTCCTTTTCGAATGTTTTCAATTTTTCCATTTTTAAGATTACAGGAAATGAAACTTAAACCTATCAGGCTCAGGATTATTAATTTATTTTTTATCATTACCTATTTGGGATTAATGACAAGCCCAAAAAATATTTCGGGCCTATCATGATTAAATTTACTTTTAACTACCCTTGGTACTATCACAATTATTATCAGTTCCTCCAGCATCAGGAAAACAATTACCAGTAAAGCTACATCTTCCATTATTAATTGGAGTACTCTGGCATTCAGCATTCGCAGAATTCAATTCAATTAAAGAAGCTAAATCCAAACTTTGATCAGCTTTAACTTCATTGGATATAAATATTCCCGTGGCCATTGCAGCCATTCCAAAAATTGTTATTACTTTTTTCATAATATATTATTTAAATTATTATGGGCTTTTAGCCTTATTAATTTTTATGCAAAGTCTCATAGAAGGTGCTACTTTTGCTAAACACCAAAACAGCCTTAATTTATCAAGCCATTCTCATTTCAAATTTCAAAATGTCCTATCTTAAGTGTCGTTATGTCATAAATACTAATTTTGGATTTTAACTAATACTATTTTATTTTTAAATCTTTTATATCAAAGTTTTATACGATTTGATTTACCTCCTACTTCTATATAAAGTTGAGTTTGTTTTAATTTTCAATTAGCCATAATATCGGTTTAGGTTTTAGTAATTATTTTTCTATTCACTAAAATTTATATCGTTCAATATAATATATTTTCCCGTTAATGGGAGTTTTCAATTAAGTTTTTATTAAAATGGTTTTGGTTACAAAGCTATTTTCAACCGTTTCAATTAGGGTCAGGGTGATTTAACGATCATTGAAAATTACCACCCATTATCAAGAATTTTTTTATTAATCCAAAGAACTCAATCTGCTTTGAAACGCTTAACTTAGTATATGAAACGGAGTGATTGCTTGAAGTGGGATTTATTCCAATTCCAGTGTACCTGTTTACGATAGTTTTTCATTAAGAATTCAAAGTTAGACACACCTGAGCGAACACCCAATCAGGACAAGTTATAACGATTTAATCGGGAGGGGTTAATTTCAAGATTAGTTATTCCGTAATAGACAATTGTTTTTGACACAAATATTACTTTTATTTATAGCAATATTTAAATTTTAAATCGAGCACATAAATTATCATGACCAGGAAAAGATATCAAGGAGAATTCAATAATAAAGAGCGATCAAAAGAAAAACTTATTTGTGCAGTCGGCAAGGTATTGACATCTAAAGGTTATACTGGTTTAACAGCTACGAATATTGCCAAAGAAGCTGGTTTAAGTCGTCGTCTAATAACTATTTACTTTAATTCAGTTGATGAACTAATAGAAACCTACATAAGAAATAAAGATTATTGGACCAGTATATCTGGAAATGCCGGTGTGCCGGTTAAAGAAGCAAAAATTGGGGATCTTAAAAAGGTAGTCGAAAATCTTCTCCATAATCAACTTGATTATTTTTATAACAGTGCGGAAATGCAGAAAATCATTTTATGGGAAATCAGCAAAAAAACAGATATTTTATATGAAATAAGTAATGAGAGGGAGCAAATGGCTTCCAAGATTTTTGAATTAATTGATAGAGATTTAGAAGACAGGACTGTTGATTTCAGAGCTGTATCAGCATTATTAGTTGCAGGAATTTATTATTTGGTTTTACATGCCAAATCTACAGATACATTATTTTGTGAAATAGATATAAATCGCCCCGAAGGAATGGAAAGGATTAAAAATGCAATAAACCTAATATTGGAAAAAGTATACCATAATTAACCTTTTCCAAAGATTAATTGCATCTATAAAAGAATTCTCTCCGCTATGAGGAGGGATCTGTTATGAAACATTCTAATTTGATTAATCCGCGGCGTCATAGCTTCCATAGAATGGTAAAAGTGATAAATGATACAATATTTCTAATACCATAGTTTAACAAAAAAAATTTACTAAATAGAAAAACTTTTATTATAATTCACGTCTTTCCAATGAAATCATTAAAATTTTTTTGATAAAAGTTATTTATTCATAATTCACTCTAATAATTTCCCTTATCCGGGAAATTATTTATATTTATATTAAATGATAAATTATGAAACAAACTTACATACAATCCAGTTTTAAAGATTATGAAGATATTCCGGGATTTGATATCTATCAAAGGGCAACTGCACATCAAGGATATCTCCATTACCTAAAGGATAATAATTTTATGAATTACCGTCTTCTGGCTACTTCAGGTTGTGGGGCGGATATTAATTTAGCAGAAGATGGTTATATTAAGGAGGGTAATTATATCAGCTTTGTTTGCAACGACTATTTGGGGTTTACCCAACATCCTGAAGTAAAAAAAGCAGCCATTTCAAGTATTGAAAAATATGGTACAGGTGCAGGGGCCTCCCCACTTATTGGTGGCTATTTTGAGTTCCACAAGGAATTGGAAGATAAAATCTCAACTTTCTTTAAGCGGCCTTTGGGCTCCGCTATTACATATACCACTGGTTATACTGCAAACAGTGCCTCCTTATTAAGCCTATTAAAAAAAGATGACATCGCTATTGTTGATATGGCGGTACACGCTAGTGTATATGAAGGTATTCTGGGGACTACCACAAAACGTTTTCTACACAACAACACGGAAGCACTAGAACAAATACTCTCCGTAGCGCAAGATAAATATAGAACCAAGATGGTTATCGTAGATGGGGTATACTCACAAGATGGCGATCTGGCAAA contains the following coding sequences:
- a CDS encoding TetR/AcrR family transcriptional regulator, which produces MTRKRYQGEFNNKERSKEKLICAVGKVLTSKGYTGLTATNIAKEAGLSRRLITIYFNSVDELIETYIRNKDYWTSISGNAGVPVKEAKIGDLKKVVENLLHNQLDYFYNSAEMQKIILWEISKKTDILYEISNEREQMASKIFELIDRDLEDRTVDFRAVSALLVAGIYYLVLHAKSTDTLFCEIDINRPEGMERIKNAINLILEKVYHN
- a CDS encoding aminotransferase class I/II-fold pyridoxal phosphate-dependent enzyme yields the protein MKQTYIQSSFKDYEDIPGFDIYQRATAHQGYLHYLKDNNFMNYRLLATSGCGADINLAEDGYIKEGNYISFVCNDYLGFTQHPEVKKAAISSIEKYGTGAGASPLIGGYFEFHKELEDKISTFFKRPLGSAITYTTGYTANSASLLSLLKKDDIAIVDMAVHASVYEGILGTTTKRFLHNNTEALEQILSVAQDKYRTKMVIVDGVYSQDGDLAKLKEILEITHRYGGVLLVDDAHGIGVIGKTGRGAMEFFNILEKVDIITGTFSKTFGNVGGYLVADPELITYLQFQSRQYAFSAAATPIVAGVNKAIDLIDEEPHWQEKLWENIEYYRKGLQDIGLNIGITESAIIPVKIGNIQKNSEAGKLLLENGIYTNPIMYPAVSMKDSRIRMSLMATHTRAQLDKALNVFEYVNKKLDIAKPI